DNA from Ancylothrix sp. D3o:
GCAACTTTCACACCATAAGAGTGCAACTCATCCAACAATTCACCGGCCCCAGGTAACAAATCTGCCGGCGAAATATCCTTAATAAACTCGACATAATAAGCATTCTTGCGATCCATCATCGCTTGAAACTGCTCATCACTCACCTTGCGGTCGCCCAAAATATACCGCAACGAATCGCCCCGCGACACACCGCGTAACTGCTCATTTGTTGCTTCATCAAAAGGAATACCCTCTTCATCCGCCAACTGCTTCCAAGCTAAATAATGATATTTAGCCGTATCCGTAATCACCCCATCCAAGTCAAAAATCACACCTTGGATGAAATTTTTAGTCCGGGGATGAACGAGAAAATGCGACTGTGTGCGTTGGTGTGCTTTCAAATCAAACTCGTAACACCGGCCTTGCCAATTCAGCTTAAACTGTAACCGCGTCCAATGCGGCGGTAAATTCGGATTAGCCACCGGCCCTGCATCGGTTAAAACAACACCGGCAAACCCAAACACCACCGCCTGCCAAACACCCCCAGCACTCGCCGAGTGGATGCCTTCACCGGCATTGCGTCGCACATCTTCCACATCCACCAACGCCGCCCGCATAAAATGCTCATAAGCAGAAGCCGGTTCTAAACTACAAGCCAAAATGGCATGAATGGCAGGAGAAAGCGACGAGCCAAATGTATGATCAGTACGAGGATTATAGTAATCCCAATTTGCCTCAACAACACTGCGCTCAAACCGCTCACGCAGCAAATACATCAACATCAAAACATCGGCTTGTTTAAGCGTTTGCGTTGCCGCAGCACCTTCTATGCCTAAAAGTGCTTGCACCGACTTAGTGCGCGGTTCCATTGCAGCCAAGTCGATATCTTCAAGCTTAAAGAAACCTTCGTGCTGCTCAATCAGGCCGGTTTGGGGGTTATATGAAACCCACATCCGGTCAATAATATCTTGCCAACGAGCGAGCCGGTGGGAATTAAGATCAAGCCGATCATTTAACTCAGCCGCTTTTTCGGGATCGTGTTGTTTTAACCAGTCAAGCACAGAAAGCGCTTTTTCTAAATGCCACTGCACCATCCGGTTAGTAAAAGCATTGTTGTCTACGCGGTCGTGGTATTCATCCGGGCCGATGACGTCGGTTATTTGATAGCGTACACCATCACTGCTGTGGCGTTCTTCAACTCGGCTACCCCAAAAAACGGCAGTATCGAGGAGAATTTCTGCACCATAATTGCACATCCATTGATTATCGCCGGTAATTTGCCAATAATGCCAAAGTGCATAAGCCACATCAGAGGTAATGTGTAATTCAATATCACCACACCAAATGCGGATTAATTCTTTACCCGCCGGCCCCGGCACCCAACGAGGCGTAACTTCATCGCCTGTATCCGCGCTTTCCCAGGCAAACATGGCTCCTTCAAAACCGCTTTCTTGAGCTTTGCGACGCGCACCGGCCAGGGTGTGATAACGGTAGGTTAATAAATTGCGAGCGATCTGCGGTTGGGTATAAGTTAAAAACGGCACAACAAAGATTTCTGTATCCCAGAAATTATGCCCTTTATATGCAAAACCCGATAAAGTTTTGGCGGGAATGCCTACACGGTCATCGTGACGGGGTGCGGCTGCCAAGAGTTGAAATAACCCATGACGGACGGCTTGCTGGGCTTTGAGGTCGCCTTCAATCACGATATCGCTGTTTTCCCAGAGGTGCTGCAAGGCTACTTCGTGGGTGTGCTGTACGGTATGCCAGTCAGGCAGACTTGCGAGTTTTTCTTTGGCAGCTTGGAGGGGATCAGGAGTTTCTCGCGTGGTATATAGAGTTACAAATTTTTCAACTGTGATTTTTTGGCCTGGACGGGCGATAACAGCGGCCATTAAAGTTGGATAACCAGGGGTGCCGGTGGTTTGAGTCGGCAAAATTTCGCCTTCATAAATTACATTTAACTTAACAGCCATTGCCAAGTCAATATGAGAAGAACGGGTGCGACTTTTTAACCAAGTTGTGTTTTCTGCTTCGCCTTGTTCAAGAAACTCCCAATGACGCATTCCTTGGTTATCGGAATAGCCATTAATACCGGCTTGAATATCAAGCGAACCCTCAAAATCAACGGGTGTTATTTGACAACGCAACGCCAGCAGATGATCATCTGCCATACTCGCAAAACGTTCAAAGTAAAAATCGAGAGTATGACCTTTGGGACTGCGCCAGCGCACATCACGGCTGAGGACACCCCGCCGCATATCTAAACAGCGCCGGTAGCTGAGAATTTCGCCAGTATTTAGGGAAAAATATTCGCCTTTGATGCGGATAACTAAAGGCAGCCAATCGGGGCAATTAACTAACTCTGTATGGCAGATAGGAATGGCATCATAAACGCCATTGATCAGGGTAGCCGGCATTGCCCCTGGATACCCTTCTTCAAAACTGCCGCGTGTTCCTAAATACCCGTTGCCAATAGTAAAGACTGTTTCTTTGCTGTGGAGTTGGCGGGGGCAGAATTCAGTTTCAACAATTGACCAGCCGGATGATTGCATGATGTGTGTCACTGTACGATTTATAAAAAATAGGGGTTGGATGTAGTTTCGCCTGATAACTGTTAGCGGCCCTTGGGGCGAAGAACAGGAAAATTTAAAATCTTTTTTAGCATCTTCCTTTAGGTATATTTTATCTTAATCTCTTTAAAAAAAGCTGGAAAAATACAACTTTTGCAATAAAGTAAAGCTTTTGTAAAGAGGGGCTAAAAAGATCACACTTGTGTTATGCTCAAACTAAATTAATCGTTTCAGCATTAGGCTTTTTTACTTGTTTTTCCACACAGAGTTAGGCACAGAGAAGGTCAAATTTAACCTCCTCTGTTTCTCTGTATGTTTCGCTCTCTGCCCTAACCTTGAAAAAAAATTAAGCCTCAATCACAACTCGCAAATTACCTCTTTTTTTGGCAACACGGCAAGCGGTAGTATTGCCAGATCGCTCAAATTCTAAGTCAAGAATTGTGTTGCCGATTTTTAGATTTGAGAGGGATATTTTGTTGATTCTTTCGGGTAAGGTGGGGTCGATAATATGTAGGCAATTGTTGGGTGCGTCGGGAACTAAGTTCACCATCATTTGCAACAATTGAAAGATGCTGCCGGTTGCCCAAGCCTGCGGGGAGCAAGCAACAGGGTAACGAACCGGCCTGTTATTATCTTGACGTTCGTAGCCGCAAAAAAGTTCAGGAGGACGTTTATAAGCTTGAACGCGGGTCATGTCTAATAAGCCTTCTCCTATTTCGATAGCTTGTTCTACTAAACCTAGCGAACGCAGCCCAATTGCGATTAAGGAATTATCGTGAGGCCATACTGAGCCTATGTGATATCCCATTGGATTATAGGCGGGAGATTTGCTGCTGAGGGTGCGGATTCCCCACCCGTTGAACATATCGGGGGCGCGGAGTCGTTCAGCTACGCTGTGTGCTTTTTCAAGTTCAAATATTCCTAGTTGTAAGCAGTGTCCGGGGTTGGAGGTGATGCTGTCTACCGGCTTGCCTTCTCCGTCTAAGGCGAGGGCGCAAAAATCCAAATCTTCTACCCAAAAGTCGCGGTTAAACCGCTGTTTTAAATTGCGGGCGTCTTCTTGCCAGCGATCTGCTAAGTCGAGGCGTTTTTTGAGGCGGGCAATTTCGGCTAGGCGAATTTTTGCTGCATAAACGTAGCCCTGTACTTCGGAGAGAGCGATGGGGCCGGTGGCTCTTTTTCCTTGGCGATCTACGATGCAGTCTCCTGAGTCTTTCCAACCTTGGTTATCTAAGCCTCTTTTTGATTGCCGGTCATAGGAGAGATAGCCGGTTTGTTGACAGTTTCGGTCTATCCATTCCATTGCCGCTAAGGCGTTTGGCCACAATTCTTCGAGCAGTTCTTTGTCGTTTGTCCAGGCAAAATATTCGGCATATAGCATTAGCCAAAGCGGTGTAGCATCGACTGTTCCGTAATAGGGAGTGTGGGGGATTTCTTCGCAGCGGGCCATTTCGCCGTAGCGAATTTCATGTAAGATTTTGCCTGGTTGTTCGTCGCGCCATTCGTCGTCTTTTTTGCCTTGATATTCCGCGAGTATTTGGAGGGTATCGCGGGCTAATTTGGGGTTTAGCATTAAAGTTTGGGAAGCGGCGATGATCGAGTCTCGTCCGAATAAAGTTGAGAACCAAGGTACGCCGGCTGATAAGGCTGTGTTTTTGCCGAAAGTTTGCCGCAAAATATATAAGTCTTCTTCGGCGCGTTCGATGATTTCGTTAAAGGTGTTTTTGTCGGAACGGATGTGGGTGCTTTCGTGTGTCCAGAGTTGTTCTTCTTGGCTTTCTGCTGCTTTGGCTTGGGTGAGGGTGACGGGGGGGTTGATGACTGATGCGGGCCGGTTATTGATGAACATTTGCAGCCGGTAGCCGATGATTTCGGTTTGATGCGGCTGTAGATTCATGTTCCAAATGGCGGTATATCCTTTTAGGTAGTCGGGGCGCCGGTGATCAAAGCGAATCCGCGATTCCATGAGTTTATTATCAAGTCCGAGGTAGGCTAAGATTAGTTCTTCGTCTTGGCTGAGGGGTGTTATATAGTTGGCAAATTCTTTTTCAATTTCGTTGTTGCCGGCGCCTACGGTGAGCAGTTCTTCTACGGGTTTTTTGTCTCCAATAATTGCCAAATTTCGCAAAAGTTGTCCGCGTTTTGGCCGGCCATATCCGCGCACTTCAAATAAGTCTACGAAATCGGCGTTTAAGCTTAGGCTAATTTGAAAACTGACGGCTTCTGTGCTGTAGTTGGTGATTTCAATTTCGGAAAATAATGCGCCATTTAGCATTAGTTCCCGTTTGATTCCTAGGGTGTCGGGGGAAAGGTGGTTTTCTATGCGGGGGTTTGTGCAAAGTACGGTGAGCCCGAAGCCTTTGTCTGCTGTGCTGCTGAGGAGGACGGGTGTGCGTTTTTCGATTTGTAGTTCTAGCCGGCTGAGAAATCTTGTGTCGCGGCAAAATAATCCCATGCTGCTGTTGCAGTCGTCTTGTAGGCTACCGGCGATGTTTCCTAGGCTGTCTGTAACTAAGAATATGTCGTTGTCTTTTAGGGTTAGGGTTGGTTGGGGTTGTTCGTTGACGACTGCCGGCCATTCGGGGATGGGGTTTTGTTCGGCGTTGATGTAGGTTTTTCCTTCGATTTGGATGGTTTCTTGTGTCATTTTGATGATTTTTTTGGTGGGTGTTTTGGATTTTTTAACCGCAGATGTCAAGCAGGCAAGATGCCTGCCCCACAGATTAACGCGGATGGGTTTTCTGCTTTTGGCGTAGGGTTTGTGGTGGTTTTGGTGGGGTTTTAATAGAGTCCGGGTAGGAGTTTTTTAACTCGTTTTTGATAGTCAGGATAGTCGCTGTGTTTTTGGCTGAGGAGGTTTTCTTCTCGCTTGGCTTTGATGTCAAAAAAGATAAATAATATCAGGCTACCAAGCAGGTGAGTTAGGCTTTGATGATAGATGGTAAAAGCTAGTCCTAGGAAGATTATGCCGCTATAAAGGGGGTGACGGACTATGCTGTAGATGCCGGTTTGTACAAGTTGGTTTGTCTCCTTTGGTTGGGGTAAGGGGGTGAGGTTGTTGCCTAAGTCAAGTAGGGCTTTGATTATTAAAATGCCCCCTGCTATTGCTAAACTAACGGCTATTATCCATATTCCCCAATGTAAGCCGGCTGTGTTGATTTTTAAACCGGCTGGTTTGTACACCGGCAAACAAAAAAATCCTACAAGTAATAGCCCTTGTAGTAATACTAAATATTCTCCTTTTTGGCCGGTGCGCCACCCCTCACGGGTGAAACCCCATTCTCTTAATATGTCTTTTGTCATTTGTCAAATTTCCTTTGTTATTTGTTGAGGTTTGCATACAAGCGCCCCGCCTGCGCTAAAGAGTGGCACCGGCCATAAAGTTGTCATTGGTCGTTTGTTGAGCGGGGCTTACAGCCGCTCTGCCTGCGCCAAAAAGTGGCACCGCCCCTACGTTTGACTAATGACCAACGACAACTTTTTTACTTCAACCAAGGGCGTGATATTTGCTCTAATTGAGCGATTTCATCGGAGGTTAATTGCCACCCTAATGCACCGGCATTTTCTATGGCTTGCTTGGCTGTTTTGGCTCCGGGGATGGGGATTACTCCTTCTTGAGCCTTTAACCAATTTAAAGCAACTTGCGCCGGTGTGCGTTGATATTTTTCGGCAAATTTTCTTAATAATTCCAACACTCCCTCAATTTTTTGCAATCCTTCTTTACTAAACTTTGCATCCCATTGGCGGGGGCCGGTTGGTGTTATTTGTGCGGTGTATTTGCCGGTGAGTAAGCCTTGGGCAAGCGGGCTGTAGGCTAATATTGTTACGCCTAGTTGTCTTGCTGTGCTTAGAATTCCTTGGCTTTCTATTTGCCGGTTTAGTAATGAGTATCGTACTTGATTAACGGCTAGGGGGATGCCTCGTTTGGCTAAAATTTGATGGGCTTGCTGCATTTGTTCGGCTGAGTAATTGCTAACACCAACCGACTCAATTCTGCCTTTTTCTACTTCGTTGGCTAAGGCGTTCATCAAGGTTTCTTGACTCATTAAAAATGTAAATGGCCAATGAACTTGATACAAGGTGACGCGGGGCAGTTGCAATCGTTTTAAACTGTCGGTTAAGGCGTCGGAAACTGACTCGGCTGTGAAACGCCAAGGTAAGGGGCCGTATTTTGTGGCGATTTGGACATTGGCGCCGGTTTCTTTGATAAATTTACCGAGTAAGATTTCCGACTCGCCTGGGCCATAGACTTCTGCCGTGTCGAAAAATGTGATACCGGCTTCGACGGCGGCTTTAAAGGCTTCTTTGACTTGTTCTTCGCCGTAGTCTTTGCCATAGTTCCAGAAGAGTTTGTCTCCCCATGACCAGGCGCCGATGCCTAGTTTTGTGACGGTGGGGCCAGTTTTTTCGCCGGCGTTGGCGGGGCGATAGCCGAGGGTTGTGGTTTCCATATTGCCAAAATTGTCTACTCTTCCTTTAGTTTTAGCGTGGTCTTCTCTATTAAGTGTTAAACCGGCACTGTTTTCTGCCCAAGTGTCCTCACGAGTCGCCTTGTTCTCTTCGCATTTGGGCAAATTCTCCGAAAATTGAGGACAAATGTTTAAGTTAAAATTTTATTTGTCTCCAGAGAAAAATCAGTCTTAACAAGAGTTTAAGCAATTTAACTTCTGTTTGACTTTGGCAAAATAGCTATTTATTAAAAATTCCCAAAAGGCAGAAAGTAGGATGTTATCGGCAAATTTCCGATTTTGTGCTAGTTTAAAAATTAGATTTCAATAATGAGGGATGGCACCGGCCATACACAAACATGGTTGGCTTAAATAGTGCTGTAGGTAACACTAAGACGCCATTCTTCAAATAAAACCGGATAAAAGCCGTTTCAGGGTGTTATTAATTCCATCAAAACGTTATTGCATCCCCACTAATATTATTTTCCCATGATGACTCGCAATTCTCCTATGCCGACTTTGTTAGAAACTCTTGCCAGCTTTATGCCATTCCGTGTTTTAAGCTGCTTCGCGGCAGATCCTATCCCTCTCAAAAGTCCAAAAATATCTTCTTTGAATGCGGCGGTTTTATTTGCTGATATTTCTGGTTTTACGTCTCTGACAGAACGTCTTGCTCAAAAAGGTTCTGCCGGTGTTGAGGAACTCACCAAACATCTTAATGCTTACTTTGGCCAATTAATAGAGCTAATCACAGCACATGAGGGGGATATTGTCAAGTTTGCCGGCGATGCTATGTTGGCTATTTGGCCGGCAGAAACTCTTTCTTTAGAACAAGCAACTTTTCGAGCGGCTCAATGTGCTTTGGCAATTTTAAATGATTTGGGGGAATATAAAAGCGCCGATGCTCAATTACAATTACATATCGGTATTGGTGCTGGCGAACTGAAGGAATTTTACACCGGCGGTAGTGCTGATAAATGGGAGTATTTTGTGGCCGGTGAACCTATTGCTCAAGTTGCAAGTGCTGAAATAGCAGCAGGTACGGGTGAGGCTTGTATTTCTCTACCGGCTTGGAAATTAATTAAACATCAATTTAATGGCAGTTTGTTAGAAAGTAATGTTGTGCGTTTAGAAGGTTTTAATTATCAGGCATCGGTGGTGGATCGCAGTATTTTAGATTTGCCTAAATCACCTGAAATTTCCTTGAATAAAGCGATGGAAACTCGGCTGAAACGATATATCAATATGGGGGTTTTGCAACGGTTGGAGGCCGGTCAAACCCAGTGGTTAGGAGAATTGCGGCGCGTGTCGGTGATGTTTTTAAATTTGCCTGGTATTGATTATAATGCTCCCAATTCTTTGGATTTTATTACAGAGATTTTGACGGTTATTCAAAATGTTTTAACGGTTTATGAAGGCACTTTAAATAAGTTTTTGGTAGATGATAAAGGCAGTACATTGGTGATAGGTTTGGGGTTGCCGCCTTTTTCTCACGGAGATGATGCGGTGCGCTGTGTGACAGCGGGAATGGCGATTTTAGAGAAGTTGAGAAAGTTAGGATTAAAACCGAAAATTGGCATCACCACCGGCATTTGTTATAGTGGTGTAATTGGTTGTGATAAACGGCGGGAATATACGATTATTGGGGCGGTGGTGAATTTGTCGGCGCGGTTGATGCAGGCGGCAAATGATGGGATTTTGTGTGATGAGAGGACTTTTGAAAGAGCTAAAGAAAAGATAAATTTTGAAACATTAACTCCGATTAAAGTTAAAGGTAGAGATGAGGCGGTAGCGGTGTTTGTTCCGACTAGCTTTGTGGTGCAAGATCGCCCTTGGTGGATGAGTTTAGAAACTCAAAAAAATATTGTGGGGCGGGAAAAAGAAAGGGCTTTGTTGGCTGAAAAATTACAGCAATTAAAAGCCGGTGCTTCTGGGGTGATGTTGATTTCTGGGGAGGCGGGAATTGGCAAGTCTTGTTTGATAGAAAATTTGCTTTTGCAAGCACAAGATTTAGGGTTGGGTACGCTTACTGGTGCGGGGGATGCGATTGATCAATCTAAGCCTTATCATGCTTGGAATGGGGTGTTTAATCAATTGCTGGATTTAACTTTTTTGGCAACTCCAGAGGCGAAAAAACAGCAGGTTTTAGAGTTATTAGAAGATGAGGCGGAGTTGTTAGAAAAAGCGGCGCTTTTAAATGGAGTTTTGCAATTAGATTTGCCAGATACGGAAGTGACGGCTGGGTTGGTGGGGCAGCAACGGGCGGAGGCGACGCGGGATTTGTTGGTACAATTGTTGCAGGATTCAGTGAATCGTTCTCCTAAGTTGCTGGTTATAGAGGATGCTCATTGGTTGGATTCGTCAAGCTGGGCACTGGTTTTGGCGGTATCTAAGAACGTCAAGCGCTTGCTGCTGGTGATTGGAACGCGACCGATGGGTGAGCCGGTGCCGGTGGAATACGAGGAATTGCTGAGGGTGGAAGGTGTAGAACAGTTGCATTTAGAAGCAATGCACGCTACAGATACGCGAGAGATGTTGTGTCAGCGTTTGGGGGTGAAAAGTTTGCCGGATGAGGTGGTGGAGTTAATTGAGAAAAAGGCGGAGGGAAATCCGTTTTTTAGTGAGGAATTGTTGTATGGTTTGCGCGAGGCGGGGGTGATTGAAATTCATCATGGGGAATGTCGAATTGCTCCGGGGGTGGGGAATTTGGATGAGTTACGTTTTCCTGAGACGGTGCAGGGGGTAATTGCTGAGCGGATTGACCGGCTTTCTCCTAATGAGCAGCTTACTTTAAAAGTGGCGAGTGTGATAGGCCGGTCTTTTGGGTTTCGGATGTTGCGAGAAATTCATCCAATTGAGGATGATAAGTTACAATTGCCTACTTATTTAACGAAGTTAGAAAAATTTGATTTGACTCCGATGGAAACGCCGGAGCCAGAGTTGGCTTATACGTTTAAGCATATTATTACGCAGGAAGTTGCTTATGGGATGATGTTGTATTCGCAGCGCCGGCAAGTGCATGAAACTTTGGCGTTGTGGTATGAAAGAAGCTATGAGGATTTGTCGGGTTTTTATTCGGTTTTGGCGCATCATTGGAGTCAGGCGAGGGTTGCAGAAAAGGCTATTTTTTATTTAGAAAAGGCGGGAGAGCAGGCGGTGCGGGCGCACGCTTTGCGGGAGGCGTTGCAGTTATTTACGGAGGCGTTGGATTGGTTGGAAACTTTGCCGGATACGCTGGAGAGAAAAGAGCAGGAATTGCGTTTGCAAATTGCTTTGGGTAGCCCGTTAATGGCGATTAGAGGTTATGGTGCAGTCGAAGTTAAAGCAACCTACGATAGAGCCAGAGAACTTTGTCAACAAGTTGGACAAGAATCTCAACTATTTTCTATTTTAAATGCCTTGGCTGTGTCTTATTGTACTCAATCGGATTTTCCCGCTTCTCTGGAATTGTGTAAGCAACTTGAAGCTTTAGCTCAAAGTACGCAAGAGCAGCGATTGTTCCCATTATTTTCTAATTCATACACTTTTAATTTCTTCCATTTGGGGGAATTTAATCAAGCCCGATATTACGCAGAGTTGGGAATAGCGACTTATCAGCCAGAAAACCATGAGTTTTATATGGCTAAATATGCACAAGATCCGGCAATAGGGTGTTTCTTGTTTGACTGTATGGCTAACTGGTTTTTAGGGTATCCAGAGGTTGCTACTCAGCAGAGTAAAGAAATTATTACCCTAGCTCAAAAATTATCTCATCCGTTTAGTTTGGCTTATGGTTTTAACTGTAAGGCTTGGCTGGCTTTATACAGTAAACAAGTATCAAAGGCTTTACAAGAAGCGGATGGATTAATGGCTGTGGCTGTTGAAAATGAGTTTCCTTTTTTTATCATGTTATCAAATTTGATTCGGGCTTGGGTTGCCATCCAACTTGACCAGCCAGAAGAAGCGATTAATCAAATTGAAGAAACTTTAAAATTGTGGAAGTCTGTAGGAGCGGTTTTAGCTCGGCACTGTCATTTAACATTCTTGGCAGAAGGTTATGCTAAAGCCGGAAAACCGGCAGCAGCATTAGAAATTTTAGCTGAGTGTGTTGATGAAATAGAACGGACGAAAGAGTGTTTTTTTGAAGCTGAAGTTTATCGTCTTAAGGGGCAATTTTTGTTAGATTTAAACCAAGTAGAAGAGGCGGAACAAAGTTATTTAAAAAGTATTGAGGTGGCACGCCGGCAAGAGGCAAAGTCTTTAGAATTACGAGCTAGTATTTCTTTGTGTAGCTTGTGGCAGCAGCAAGGCAAAACAATCGAAGCTAAAGCATTGCTAAGTGAGATTTATGGTTGGTTTACGCAGGGGTTTGATATGCCAGATTTAATCGCGGCGCAACAATTGCTGAGGGAACTTTCTTAAAAAAATTGGAAGAAAAACCTGGATGTGATTTTTTCTCCTTTAAGATAAAAAAATCTACTCGCTCCCGCCTATCTGCTGTATTTATTAGCAAATTAAACAATAAAGGGTGTTATGAATCAAAAAGGGGAAGTGGTTACTGGGGTGTTTCCTCGCTCAGTTTTATCAACAAATCGAGCGGAATTTGGAGCCACAAATGAGACGCAAGAAGCGAAAAAACAGGCGCTAAAATTGCTTGTGAAAGATGATAAAAAAATTCCAGAAGATTTGCAGGGTCATGTCTTTATTATTGGGCCGGTGGGCTCGGTAAATTCTCCTAATAAGCCTGGTACAGAAATTGTTTTTCCTGCCAGTGATGGCTCAACTGCTCTTTATAATGGCGATGGAATGGTTTATCGCTTAGATTTTAATGATATTCCTGCGGGAGTGAAGTTTTCTTCGGCGTTGATGAAAACTCCCTGTTATTATGCTGATATTGCCACGTTTCGCCAAAAAAAAATAAAGTTTTATAATTTAGGAATTTTACGTTTTTCTGAAAAATTGGGAGCAAGAAATCAGCTTAATACTGCTTTTTTACCAATGAAGTTTTCTGAGGAAGAAGGTTATCGTTTGTTGGCAACGTGGGATATTGGCCGGCCTTACGAAATTGACACCGAAACTCTGGAACTTATAACGCCGGTGGGGAATAGTTCGGAGTGGCGTCCGATGAATCCTTTAATGGCAGATTTGCCTTTTCAACCACCTTTTCCTTTCCCTTTAATTCAAGGTTCAGCGCATCCTTGTTTTGATTTTAATACAAAAGAAATGTTTACGGTTAATACTGGCCGGTCTTTAACCACATTTCTTTCACAATTACGACCAGTAATTTATTGGGTTTTGGATGTTCTAAGTTTAATCAGACCTCACCCTCCTGAAGATATCATTATCCAGCAACCAAGAGAAGCACAAGAAGAAAAACAAGCACCTTCCCAAAACATTTTTGAGAAAATTATCGATTTTTTTAAAAGCTTAATTTTAGCAATTTACAATTTGTTGCAAGCCTTCAACCCGTTTAGTAATTTTACCTACTTGGTGCGCTGGGATGGTAAAGGAAATATTCAAAAATGGAAACTCGTACAAGCAAATGGCTGTCCGGTAAAAATTGAGCAAAGTCTACACCAATTTGCCATAACGGAAGATTATATTATCCTGATAGATACGGCATTTAAAATGCTGATAGAAGAGATATTGCCGGCGGCACCAGGTAAAAAATATAAAAGTGTTGAGAAATGGTTAAGGAATTTAATAGACAGGCAACAATTAGCCGACAATCGGGTTTATATTG
Protein-coding regions in this window:
- the pgmB gene encoding beta-phosphoglucomutase, which codes for MQSSGWSIVETEFCPRQLHSKETVFTIGNGYLGTRGSFEEGYPGAMPATLINGVYDAIPICHTELVNCPDWLPLVIRIKGEYFSLNTGEILSYRRCLDMRRGVLSRDVRWRSPKGHTLDFYFERFASMADDHLLALRCQITPVDFEGSLDIQAGINGYSDNQGMRHWEFLEQGEAENTTWLKSRTRSSHIDLAMAVKLNVIYEGEILPTQTTGTPGYPTLMAAVIARPGQKITVEKFVTLYTTRETPDPLQAAKEKLASLPDWHTVQHTHEVALQHLWENSDIVIEGDLKAQQAVRHGLFQLLAAAPRHDDRVGIPAKTLSGFAYKGHNFWDTEIFVVPFLTYTQPQIARNLLTYRYHTLAGARRKAQESGFEGAMFAWESADTGDEVTPRWVPGPAGKELIRIWCGDIELHITSDVAYALWHYWQITGDNQWMCNYGAEILLDTAVFWGSRVEERHSSDGVRYQITDVIGPDEYHDRVDNNAFTNRMVQWHLEKALSVLDWLKQHDPEKAAELNDRLDLNSHRLARWQDIIDRMWVSYNPQTGLIEQHEGFFKLEDIDLAAMEPRTKSVQALLGIEGAAATQTLKQADVLMLMYLLRERFERSVVEANWDYYNPRTDHTFGSSLSPAIHAILACSLEPASAYEHFMRAALVDVEDVRRNAGEGIHSASAGGVWQAVVFGFAGVVLTDAGPVANPNLPPHWTRLQFKLNWQGRCYEFDLKAHQRTQSHFLVHPRTKNFIQGVIFDLDGVITDTAKYHYLAWKQLADEEGIPFDEATNEQLRGVSRGDSLRYILGDRKVSDEQFQAMMDRKNAYYVEFIKDISPADLLPGAGELLDELHSYGVKVALGSASKNARDVIAALGIADKFDAVADGYSVVHSKPAPDLFLHAADLLGLSAKDCAVVEDAAAGVEAALAAGMWAVGLGPASRIGQAHVILPNLEGIFWDELLARLVAVAGVPVLEESELVKAG
- a CDS encoding amylo-alpha-1,6-glucosidase translates to MTQETIQIEGKTYINAEQNPIPEWPAVVNEQPQPTLTLKDNDIFLVTDSLGNIAGSLQDDCNSSMGLFCRDTRFLSRLELQIEKRTPVLLSSTADKGFGLTVLCTNPRIENHLSPDTLGIKRELMLNGALFSEIEITNYSTEAVSFQISLSLNADFVDLFEVRGYGRPKRGQLLRNLAIIGDKKPVEELLTVGAGNNEIEKEFANYITPLSQDEELILAYLGLDNKLMESRIRFDHRRPDYLKGYTAIWNMNLQPHQTEIIGYRLQMFINNRPASVINPPVTLTQAKAAESQEEQLWTHESTHIRSDKNTFNEIIERAEEDLYILRQTFGKNTALSAGVPWFSTLFGRDSIIAASQTLMLNPKLARDTLQILAEYQGKKDDEWRDEQPGKILHEIRYGEMARCEEIPHTPYYGTVDATPLWLMLYAEYFAWTNDKELLEELWPNALAAMEWIDRNCQQTGYLSYDRQSKRGLDNQGWKDSGDCIVDRQGKRATGPIALSEVQGYVYAAKIRLAEIARLKKRLDLADRWQEDARNLKQRFNRDFWVEDLDFCALALDGEGKPVDSITSNPGHCLQLGIFELEKAHSVAERLRAPDMFNGWGIRTLSSKSPAYNPMGYHIGSVWPHDNSLIAIGLRSLGLVEQAIEIGEGLLDMTRVQAYKRPPELFCGYERQDNNRPVRYPVACSPQAWATGSIFQLLQMMVNLVPDAPNNCLHIIDPTLPERINKISLSNLKIGNTILDLEFERSGNTTACRVAKKRGNLRVVIEA
- a CDS encoding isoprenylcysteine carboxylmethyltransferase family protein; the protein is MTKDILREWGFTREGWRTGQKGEYLVLLQGLLLVGFFCLPVYKPAGLKINTAGLHWGIWIIAVSLAIAGGILIIKALLDLGNNLTPLPQPKETNQLVQTGIYSIVRHPLYSGIIFLGLAFTIYHQSLTHLLGSLILFIFFDIKAKREENLLSQKHSDYPDYQKRVKKLLPGLY
- a CDS encoding aldo/keto reductase, encoding METTTLGYRPANAGEKTGPTVTKLGIGAWSWGDKLFWNYGKDYGEEQVKEAFKAAVEAGITFFDTAEVYGPGESEILLGKFIKETGANVQIATKYGPLPWRFTAESVSDALTDSLKRLQLPRVTLYQVHWPFTFLMSQETLMNALANEVEKGRIESVGVSNYSAEQMQQAHQILAKRGIPLAVNQVRYSLLNRQIESQGILSTARQLGVTILAYSPLAQGLLTGKYTAQITPTGPRQWDAKFSKEGLQKIEGVLELLRKFAEKYQRTPAQVALNWLKAQEGVIPIPGAKTAKQAIENAGALGWQLTSDEIAQLEQISRPWLK